A single Acidobacteriaceae bacterium DNA region contains:
- the fahA gene encoding fumarylacetoacetase, with protein sequence MTACPKSWVESANDPGCGFPLENLPFCAFEVESGEQHLGVGIGDALLDLAELAKIEEMDVAWAQPTLNMWMSRGKERHGELRRALTDMLAHDADSSVVDRLRPLLRPMKGARFRLPVEIGDYTDFYASIHHATNVGKLFRPDQPLMPNYKWVPIGYHGRASSIVVSGTPVKRPNGQTKPPSAEVPTFGPSKQMDFELELGAYIGEGNALGSSIDIDDAEQRIFGVSLVNDWSARDIQAWEYQPLGPFLGKSFATTVSPWVVTMDALEPYRVPLAMRAEGDPMPLDYLVVRDAAKQGIDVRLEVYLTTEQMRNQSLGPIRLTQVSATELYWSFAQMVAHHTSNGCNLRAGDLLASGTISGPQTGSQGSLLEITRRGAEPLKLASGEERSFLQDGDEITIRGFCEREGLRRISLGECQGTIVPATLSSRATVVAR encoded by the coding sequence ATGACCGCTTGTCCCAAGAGCTGGGTTGAATCGGCGAACGATCCAGGCTGCGGATTCCCGCTGGAGAATCTGCCGTTCTGCGCGTTTGAGGTGGAGAGTGGTGAGCAGCATCTCGGTGTGGGGATCGGCGACGCGCTTCTGGATTTGGCAGAGCTGGCGAAGATCGAAGAGATGGACGTCGCCTGGGCGCAGCCGACACTGAATATGTGGATGTCACGTGGCAAGGAGAGGCATGGCGAGCTTCGGCGCGCGCTGACTGACATGCTTGCTCACGACGCGGACTCGAGTGTTGTCGATCGCTTGAGGCCGTTGCTGCGGCCGATGAAGGGAGCGCGTTTTCGTCTGCCCGTTGAGATTGGCGACTACACGGATTTCTACGCGTCGATTCATCACGCGACGAATGTGGGAAAGCTGTTTCGGCCTGACCAGCCTTTGATGCCGAACTACAAGTGGGTGCCCATTGGCTATCACGGGCGCGCGTCATCGATTGTGGTGAGTGGCACGCCGGTGAAGCGCCCGAATGGGCAGACGAAGCCGCCGTCTGCTGAGGTGCCGACGTTTGGGCCCTCGAAGCAAATGGACTTTGAGCTTGAGCTTGGAGCGTACATCGGCGAAGGCAATGCGCTGGGTAGCTCGATTGATATTGATGATGCCGAGCAGCGTATCTTCGGCGTGTCGTTAGTGAACGACTGGTCGGCGCGTGACATTCAAGCATGGGAGTATCAGCCCTTGGGACCGTTTCTGGGTAAGAGCTTCGCGACGACGGTGTCTCCGTGGGTGGTGACGATGGATGCGCTGGAGCCTTACCGGGTTCCGCTTGCAATGCGCGCTGAGGGCGATCCAATGCCGTTGGATTATCTCGTTGTCCGAGATGCGGCGAAGCAGGGAATCGATGTTCGGCTGGAGGTATATCTGACGACCGAGCAGATGCGGAATCAATCGCTCGGACCGATTCGGTTGACCCAGGTAAGTGCGACGGAGCTGTACTGGAGCTTTGCGCAGATGGTGGCGCACCACACCAGCAACGGGTGCAACCTGCGTGCCGGCGATCTGCTGGCCAGCGGCACGATTTCCGGCCCGCAAACGGGTTCGCAGGGATCTCTGCTGGAGATTACGCGACGGGGCGCCGAGCCCCTGAAGCTAGCTTCGGGTGAGGAGCGCAGCTTCCTGCAGGATGGGGATGAGATTACGATTCGCGGGTTTTGTGAACGCGAAGGTTTGCGGCGAATCAGCCTGGGTGAGTGCCAGGGAACCATCGTTCCTGCTACTCTGTCGAGCCGGGCGACTGTTGTTGCGCGATGA
- the hppD gene encoding 4-hydroxyphenylpyruvate dioxygenase yields the protein MAAIAPSPESVARDFLPLKGTDHIEFYVGNARQSAYYYRAAFGMSLVAYAGPETGRRDRASYVLQQGKVRFVLTTALRSDSEIAAHVHKHGDGVKAIALWVDDARSAWEETTKRGARSVQEPTVSEDADGSLVTSSIAAYGDTVHTFVERKDYRGVFFPGYRAVAQDTIANPVGLLHVDHIVGNVGWGAMNEWVDFYAKVMGFSLYQHFDDKDISTEYSALMSKVMANGNGYVKFPINEPAEGRRKSQIEEYLDFYGGPGVQHIALATNDILSTVTKMQEQGVSFLTVPHTYYAELQGRVGKIDEPVDELEKLGILVDRDDEGYMLQIFTRPVEDRPTLFYEIIQRKGSRSFGKGNFKALFEAIEREQALRGNL from the coding sequence ATGGCCGCGATTGCTCCGAGTCCCGAATCCGTAGCGCGTGATTTTCTCCCGCTCAAGGGGACGGATCATATTGAGTTTTATGTTGGAAACGCACGGCAGTCAGCGTATTACTATCGCGCTGCGTTCGGCATGTCGCTGGTGGCGTATGCGGGACCCGAGACGGGGCGCCGCGATCGCGCGTCGTACGTGCTGCAGCAAGGTAAGGTGCGTTTTGTGCTGACAACGGCGCTGCGTTCGGATTCTGAGATCGCTGCGCACGTGCATAAGCATGGCGACGGTGTGAAGGCGATCGCGCTGTGGGTCGATGATGCCCGCAGTGCATGGGAGGAGACGACGAAGCGTGGCGCGCGATCGGTGCAGGAACCGACGGTTAGCGAAGATGCGGACGGAAGCTTAGTGACCTCCAGCATCGCGGCTTATGGCGATACTGTGCACACGTTTGTGGAGCGCAAGGATTATCGCGGAGTTTTCTTCCCCGGCTACCGGGCGGTGGCGCAGGACACGATCGCGAATCCAGTGGGATTGCTGCACGTCGATCACATCGTTGGGAATGTCGGTTGGGGTGCGATGAATGAGTGGGTGGACTTCTACGCGAAGGTGATGGGCTTTTCGCTGTATCAGCACTTCGACGATAAGGACATTTCCACTGAATATTCCGCGCTTATGTCGAAGGTGATGGCCAACGGCAACGGCTACGTGAAGTTCCCTATCAATGAGCCGGCGGAGGGCCGGAGGAAGTCGCAGATTGAAGAGTATCTCGATTTCTATGGGGGCCCGGGCGTGCAGCACATCGCGCTGGCGACCAACGACATTCTCAGCACAGTTACGAAGATGCAAGAGCAGGGCGTGAGCTTCCTCACAGTCCCACATACGTACTATGCGGAGTTGCAGGGTCGCGTGGGGAAGATCGACGAACCAGTCGACGAGTTGGAGAAGCTTGGCATTCTGGTTGATCGCGATGACGAGGGGTACATGCTCCAGATCTTCACGCGCCCTGTCGAGGACCGGCCGACCCTGTTCTACGAAATCATCCAGCGGAAGGGCAGCCGCAGCTTCGGCAAGGGCAATTTCAAGGCACTGTTTGAAGCGATCGAGCGGGAGCAGGCGCTACGGGGGAATCTGTGA
- the crcB gene encoding fluoride efflux transporter CrcB — protein sequence MQKYFWVALGGALGSITRFWVGSAVASRMGTRFPYGTFIINITACLIIGFSLEYLGRHIELTPAWRYLIPVGFVGAYSTFSTFEWEILSNLQLGAFLIAGLYLCLSVMLGLIAAWCGLTLAKMIP from the coding sequence GTGCAGAAATACTTTTGGGTTGCACTTGGCGGAGCGCTGGGATCGATCACGCGGTTCTGGGTGGGGTCGGCTGTAGCGAGCAGGATGGGAACACGATTCCCGTACGGGACGTTCATTATCAACATAACCGCCTGCCTTATCATTGGCTTTTCGTTGGAGTACCTTGGCAGGCATATTGAACTGACGCCGGCGTGGAGGTATTTGATCCCCGTCGGTTTTGTTGGAGCGTACAGTACCTTCTCGACGTTTGAGTGGGAGATCCTCTCGAACCTGCAGCTCGGAGCCTTTCTGATTGCTGGACTGTACCTGTGCCTGAGTGTGATGCTGGGGCTGATAGCCGCATGGTGCGGGCTGACGCTGGCGAAAATGATTCCTTAG
- a CDS encoding DUF190 domain-containing protein: MLSAGKAIKVSIYLSDGSTRHGVSVYSAILDYLFFHGVSGATVLKGVAGFGADHHMHSSSFVEISDRLPLKVEFIETPEKVEQLMEKLKELAGTGLIEMQETMVVKPAQVSRKRDQQT; the protein is encoded by the coding sequence ATGTTGTCTGCCGGAAAAGCTATCAAGGTCTCCATCTATCTCAGCGACGGATCGACGCGGCATGGTGTGTCCGTTTATTCGGCGATTCTGGATTACCTGTTCTTCCATGGAGTTTCGGGAGCGACCGTTTTGAAGGGGGTTGCCGGTTTTGGGGCAGACCATCATATGCATTCGAGCAGCTTTGTCGAGATATCGGACCGACTGCCGCTGAAGGTCGAGTTTATCGAGACGCCTGAGAAGGTCGAGCAATTGATGGAAAAGCTCAAGGAGCTCGCGGGGACGGGACTGATCGAGATGCAGGAGACCATGGTGGTGAAGCCCGCGCAGGTCTCGCGCAAGCGCGATCAGCAAACATGA
- a CDS encoding TIM-barrel domain-containing protein, with protein MRLSILGLGPLIVLLISGPTPDLAAQLAPAQPASQAGVRSIPAADNPAADPKAEVVMGNARFTVLTPELVRMEWSANGKFEDHASFAFINRRMPVPKFEESVDSSRTKLIITTSTLTLRYTASGDGHFTADNLSISVTVDGKPVIWHPGLSDPQNLLGTTRTLDGARGSHTKEPIEEGLISRAGWALVDDSTRPLFDSSDFRFLKGEKSPWPWVMERPENERSGSYVDWYFFGYGHDYRKALGDFVRVAGRIPLPPRFAFGVWWSRYWAYSDQEFNDLVHGFRENDTPLDVLVIDMDWHINNEELQEMGKTDQSGQRLGWTGYTWNKLLFPDPDAFLKNLHDDGLKITMNLHPASGIQPWEQAYPVMAQAMGIDSATKKYVPFDPTDKQWATKYFDLVLHPLEKQGVDFWWLDWQQQQYTKLPGVMPTWWLNYLHFTDQQREGKRPLLFHRWGGLGNHRYQIGFSGDTVSVWDSLAFQPWFTATASNVGYAYWSHDIGGHMPGAVDPELYTRWVQFGAFSPVLRTHTTKNPDAERRIWAYPEPYSAVLRSTFQLRHALQPYLYTEARRTYDTGVAFFHPLYYDWPEDDPAYTTKNEYLFGDQMLAAPVTMPADPVSGLATEKVWLPKGNWIEWPTGTHFTGPTFVERSFSIDQIPIYVRQGAIVPMQPPMQYTGQKPVDPLIVNVWPLLPGTSSSYSVYEDSGASVDYQYGVFSRTPIKATQTGDVLRVQIGPIQGGYPGMLKSRAYELCLPDDWPPASVIVNGIPVKHSAPGKTGWSFEGNTLTTVIPVRSNSVASQVTVEVRRAVGLVARRTELDGFAGAMTRLRGVYDSLQQTFPISSAPDPLIDVMQTGDRLSYHPEQAIEEIAHFKAALPQAENSVAETAAGFGRRLNDTSRHLGGSDQVPGNLAQERERRLHSMDRAQALMQEAARQQNHADGHNQ; from the coding sequence ATGCGCCTTTCGATCTTGGGTCTCGGCCCTCTTATCGTTCTCCTGATTTCCGGTCCCACCCCTGACCTAGCCGCCCAACTCGCGCCAGCTCAACCCGCGAGTCAGGCTGGCGTGCGCAGCATCCCGGCCGCCGACAATCCGGCGGCTGACCCCAAAGCCGAAGTTGTGATGGGCAACGCTCGTTTTACAGTGCTGACGCCGGAACTCGTTCGTATGGAATGGTCCGCCAACGGCAAATTCGAAGATCACGCGTCATTCGCTTTTATCAATCGCCGCATGCCGGTGCCGAAGTTCGAAGAGAGCGTCGATAGCAGCCGCACAAAACTGATTATCACGACCAGCACACTGACGCTCCGCTATACGGCGTCAGGCGATGGGCACTTCACGGCAGACAATCTCTCCATTTCGGTTACGGTCGATGGCAAGCCGGTCATCTGGCATCCAGGACTCTCCGATCCCCAGAATCTGCTCGGCACTACGCGAACGCTCGACGGTGCACGCGGAAGCCACACCAAGGAACCCATCGAGGAGGGCCTGATTTCGCGCGCGGGTTGGGCGCTCGTGGATGATTCGACCCGCCCACTCTTCGACTCCTCCGACTTCCGCTTCCTCAAGGGCGAGAAGAGCCCGTGGCCATGGGTCATGGAGCGGCCTGAGAACGAAAGATCCGGATCCTATGTGGACTGGTACTTTTTCGGCTATGGCCACGATTACCGTAAGGCTCTCGGCGACTTTGTCCGTGTAGCAGGTCGGATCCCGCTACCTCCGCGGTTTGCGTTCGGCGTGTGGTGGTCACGCTACTGGGCTTATAGCGATCAGGAGTTCAACGACCTGGTGCACGGATTCCGTGAGAACGATACTCCGCTGGACGTTCTAGTGATCGACATGGACTGGCACATCAACAATGAAGAGCTCCAGGAGATGGGTAAAACCGATCAATCGGGTCAGAGACTCGGCTGGACCGGGTACACATGGAACAAGCTGCTCTTCCCTGATCCCGACGCGTTCTTGAAGAACCTGCACGACGATGGCTTGAAGATCACCATGAATTTACATCCGGCGTCGGGCATTCAACCATGGGAACAGGCCTATCCCGTAATGGCGCAAGCCATGGGTATCGATTCAGCCACGAAAAAATATGTTCCCTTCGACCCGACAGATAAGCAGTGGGCGACGAAATACTTCGATCTCGTGCTGCATCCGCTGGAAAAACAGGGCGTGGATTTCTGGTGGCTCGACTGGCAGCAGCAACAGTACACAAAGCTGCCCGGCGTGATGCCCACCTGGTGGTTGAATTACCTGCACTTTACCGATCAGCAGCGCGAAGGTAAGCGTCCGCTGCTCTTTCATCGCTGGGGCGGGCTCGGCAACCACCGTTACCAGATCGGCTTTTCCGGCGATACAGTCTCAGTGTGGGATTCGCTTGCATTCCAGCCTTGGTTCACTGCAACCGCTAGCAACGTTGGCTACGCATACTGGAGTCACGATATCGGCGGCCACATGCCGGGTGCTGTGGATCCTGAGCTTTACACGCGGTGGGTCCAGTTCGGCGCCTTCAGCCCCGTCCTGCGCACCCATACCACCAAGAACCCCGATGCCGAGCGCCGCATCTGGGCCTATCCCGAGCCCTACTCCGCGGTTCTTCGTTCCACGTTCCAACTTCGTCACGCGCTGCAACCATACCTGTATACCGAGGCCCGACGCACCTACGACACAGGCGTAGCCTTCTTCCATCCCCTCTACTACGACTGGCCTGAGGACGACCCAGCTTACACGACCAAGAACGAATACTTGTTTGGCGACCAGATGCTCGCCGCCCCAGTGACGATGCCGGCTGATCCTGTATCTGGTCTCGCGACAGAGAAGGTTTGGCTCCCGAAGGGTAATTGGATTGAATGGCCCACTGGAACGCATTTCACAGGGCCGACATTCGTCGAGCGTTCGTTTTCCATCGACCAGATCCCCATTTATGTCCGCCAGGGTGCAATCGTACCCATGCAGCCGCCAATGCAGTACACCGGCCAAAAGCCCGTCGATCCGCTCATTGTCAACGTATGGCCGCTGCTTCCTGGGACATCATCCAGCTACTCCGTCTATGAAGACTCTGGCGCGTCAGTCGACTATCAGTACGGTGTATTTAGTCGCACTCCTATCAAGGCCACGCAAACCGGCGACGTGCTGCGCGTCCAAATCGGACCCATCCAAGGTGGTTATCCGGGCATGTTGAAAAGCCGCGCCTACGAGTTATGCCTGCCTGATGACTGGCCGCCAGCGTCAGTCATTGTGAACGGCATACCAGTAAAGCATAGCGCGCCCGGCAAGACTGGCTGGTCTTTCGAAGGCAACACCCTTACCACCGTCATTCCTGTTCGAAGCAACAGTGTTGCGTCGCAGGTGACAGTTGAGGTGCGGCGGGCTGTCGGTCTTGTTGCTCGTCGAACTGAGTTAGATGGTTTCGCTGGCGCCATGACTCGTCTGCGCGGTGTCTACGATTCCCTGCAGCAGACCTTTCCGATCAGCTCCGCACCCGATCCTCTGATAGATGTCATGCAAACCGGCGACCGTCTGAGCTACCACCCCGAACAGGCCATAGAAGAGATTGCACACTTCAAGGCGGCTCTGCCCCAGGCCGAGAACTCAGTAGCAGAAACAGCTGCTGGGTTTGGTAGGCGTCTCAACGATACGAGCCGCCATCTCGGCGGCAGCGACCAGGTGCCCGGAAACCTCGCTCAAGAGCGCGAGCGCCGTCTGCATTCGATGGACCGCGCGCAAGCTCTTATGCAGGAGGCGGCTCGGCAACAAAATCATGCAGACGGACATAACCAATAA
- a CDS encoding sugar phosphate isomerase/epimerase family protein: MINDEISQDFDHACSVAANDFGMNWIELRSMWGKNVCELSDDQVADAKKILAKYNLQVTDIASPLFKTDWPDAPKSKYGAKGDTFRAADTTFKQQEELLERCIALAKQFGTNKVRCFDFWRIDDVTPYRAAIDAKLREAAEACGKQGVLLVLENEFECNTATGREAARLLNSVKTPHLALNWDPANAVMRGELDAFPGGWNLLPKDRIHHCHCKNAQKNADGKIVWAPVDVGYIDWAAQFRALKSIGYRDAVSLETHWRGAGTAEQSSRISWAGMKKELQTAGAI, from the coding sequence GTGATCAACGACGAGATTTCGCAGGATTTCGATCATGCGTGTTCGGTAGCAGCCAACGATTTCGGCATGAACTGGATTGAGCTGCGCTCGATGTGGGGTAAGAACGTATGCGAGCTCAGCGACGACCAAGTAGCGGATGCGAAGAAGATCTTAGCGAAGTACAACCTGCAGGTGACCGATATAGCGAGCCCGCTGTTCAAGACCGACTGGCCGGACGCACCGAAATCCAAGTACGGCGCCAAGGGCGATACATTTCGAGCAGCCGACACCACGTTCAAGCAGCAGGAAGAACTTCTTGAGCGGTGCATCGCGCTGGCAAAACAGTTCGGGACCAATAAAGTGCGCTGCTTCGACTTCTGGCGAATCGACGACGTGACTCCATATCGCGCGGCAATTGACGCCAAGCTGCGTGAAGCTGCAGAGGCGTGCGGCAAACAGGGTGTCTTGCTGGTACTGGAAAACGAATTTGAGTGCAACACCGCAACCGGCCGCGAGGCCGCAAGGTTGCTGAACTCCGTAAAGACGCCGCACCTTGCACTTAACTGGGATCCCGCGAATGCGGTCATGCGCGGGGAGCTGGACGCATTTCCAGGCGGCTGGAATCTGCTGCCGAAAGACCGCATTCACCACTGTCATTGCAAGAACGCGCAGAAGAATGCCGACGGGAAAATTGTATGGGCGCCGGTGGATGTGGGATACATCGACTGGGCTGCGCAGTTCCGTGCTCTTAAGAGCATCGGCTACCGCGACGCTGTGAGCCTGGAGACACATTGGCGTGGCGCCGGCACCGCGGAGCAATCATCTCGGATCAGTTGGGCCGGAATGAAAAAAGAACTGCAGACCGCCGGAGCCATTTAG
- a CDS encoding glycosyl hydrolase 115 family protein, with amino-acid sequence MSKSLLMHSFRKSIIIVMTCLPLVAAAAASGQSTPVTLDGSIAILESAHEAASVRHATEDLRTDFAKVFGRAPRLTDRLEAAGPTVLLIAERSSLPAGINCVASSETEAFAFSIVNVQLNGQSIRVVCLTGADVRGTIYAIYEFSQKYLGVDPMYLWTDKEPQKHTSIKLPVDFTHAYPSPVFRYRGFFINDEDLLTGWAPSAKGEQTGISLKAWDQVFETILRLKGNMVVPGSWIFPDDAQVHAATERGLIVNQHHATPLGVNSARWPDNIPYNFSTHPEILERAWKNAVASYQPDDEILWTVGLRGLSDQSYAELDPSVRDNDPLLGQRISQAMVEQIRIVRARFPDAHFITNLWQEGDRLMREGYLHIPPEVTLVWADTGYGDMQDGGRVASGQGAYIHVAMMNSHANQLSELVSVKTLQSELGRYIQKGATAFLLVNTSDIRPVAMTARAAMDIGWGGVSKETTDGDGAYYRSWAQEEFGSKSVAALEHLYKDYFAAPALRRPISVGAESTAPRFLGDQHYHTDARYLILESLSGHQVASLGGQSPRWSRPGLVNFHGDQAFRAMLDADIEDCLAAQPRWDAVWNEAVAAEKLVDLDRRNYYQAQVLTMIAINRQSNRMLLDVARAVQDAGDHPEKARSEVANALISLDSIQQSMSAAEYGKWKNWYRGDWLTNVYRTRTLVEAYADHLNNPLAPLPPPLVWNSWEAYFHIMGYEDDRSVDVH; translated from the coding sequence ATGTCAAAGTCCCTCCTTATGCATAGCTTCAGAAAATCGATCATCATCGTCATGACATGCTTGCCCCTAGTGGCCGCTGCTGCTGCCAGTGGTCAGTCCACACCGGTGACCCTCGACGGTTCGATCGCTATTCTAGAAAGTGCTCATGAGGCAGCCTCAGTGCGTCACGCGACAGAAGATTTGCGCACCGACTTCGCCAAAGTTTTTGGCCGCGCGCCCCGGCTGACAGATCGCCTAGAGGCCGCAGGCCCGACCGTCCTGTTGATTGCAGAGCGTTCAAGTCTTCCTGCAGGAATCAACTGCGTTGCAAGCAGCGAAACGGAAGCCTTCGCATTCTCTATCGTTAACGTGCAGTTGAACGGACAATCAATACGCGTGGTTTGTCTCACTGGCGCAGATGTGCGTGGAACGATTTACGCAATCTACGAGTTCTCGCAAAAATATCTCGGCGTCGATCCCATGTATTTATGGACGGACAAAGAGCCCCAGAAACATACCTCCATAAAGCTGCCAGTAGACTTCACGCATGCCTATCCCAGCCCGGTTTTCCGCTATCGCGGATTCTTCATCAACGACGAAGATCTACTGACCGGATGGGCACCATCAGCAAAGGGCGAACAGACGGGAATTTCCTTGAAGGCGTGGGATCAGGTTTTCGAGACTATTCTGCGGCTAAAAGGAAACATGGTGGTGCCCGGCTCGTGGATTTTTCCGGACGACGCGCAGGTCCATGCAGCCACCGAGCGCGGACTCATCGTCAACCAGCACCACGCTACGCCGCTCGGAGTAAATTCTGCCCGCTGGCCTGACAATATTCCCTACAATTTCTCGACCCATCCTGAAATATTGGAGCGCGCCTGGAAGAATGCTGTAGCGTCCTACCAGCCTGATGACGAGATATTGTGGACCGTGGGCCTGCGTGGACTTTCGGACCAAAGCTATGCCGAGCTCGATCCAAGTGTCCGCGACAACGATCCTCTGCTCGGGCAGAGGATCAGCCAGGCTATGGTTGAGCAGATCAGGATCGTGCGCGCTCGGTTTCCCGATGCGCACTTCATTACTAATCTGTGGCAGGAAGGCGATCGTCTGATGCGGGAGGGTTATCTGCATATTCCGCCAGAGGTCACCTTGGTATGGGCCGACACTGGCTACGGCGATATGCAGGACGGGGGCAGGGTGGCTTCTGGTCAGGGAGCCTATATTCACGTAGCCATGATGAACTCCCACGCCAACCAGCTTTCCGAATTGGTGTCAGTAAAGACGCTTCAGTCGGAACTTGGGCGATACATTCAGAAGGGCGCGACTGCATTCCTTCTCGTGAACACCAGCGACATTCGGCCTGTGGCCATGACAGCCCGTGCAGCGATGGACATTGGCTGGGGCGGAGTGTCTAAAGAAACGACCGACGGCGATGGGGCCTATTACCGCAGCTGGGCTCAAGAGGAGTTTGGCTCCAAGTCAGTCGCCGCCTTGGAGCACCTATACAAGGACTACTTTGCGGCGCCAGCGCTGCGTAGGCCCATATCGGTCGGAGCAGAGAGTACTGCCCCAAGGTTCTTGGGCGACCAGCATTACCATACCGATGCCCGCTATTTGATTCTTGAATCGCTCAGTGGTCATCAGGTGGCGTCCCTGGGTGGGCAGTCGCCCCGATGGTCCAGGCCGGGATTGGTCAACTTCCACGGCGATCAGGCGTTCCGGGCAATGCTCGACGCAGATATTGAAGATTGTCTTGCAGCGCAGCCGCGCTGGGACGCTGTCTGGAATGAGGCTGTCGCGGCGGAGAAGCTCGTCGACCTCGACCGGCGAAATTACTACCAGGCCCAGGTGCTCACTATGATTGCAATCAATCGCCAGAGTAACCGCATGCTTCTGGACGTGGCGCGCGCCGTCCAAGATGCCGGCGACCACCCCGAGAAGGCACGCAGCGAAGTCGCTAACGCGCTTATTTCTCTCGATTCGATCCAGCAATCCATGTCCGCCGCTGAATACGGCAAATGGAAAAATTGGTATCGAGGAGACTGGTTGACCAACGTATACCGTACTCGGACACTTGTGGAGGCCTATGCAGATCACCTCAACAATCCCCTGGCGCCATTGCCTCCTCCGTTGGTTTGGAATAGCTGGGAAGCATACTTCCACATCATGGGATATGAGGATGATCGGTCGGTCGATGTGCACTAA